ATACTTACGGTTATCCTTGGGGGAAATCTGAGGTTGTTCTATCGAATCGAACTTGTAATGATATTTCCGGAAAATGCGGGAAAGTCCTTCCTCGGTAGCTGCGGCAAAAATCGGCCCGGACTTATTGGATTTATTTAAAGTTAAATCCTGTTTTCCCACCGCGTTCAGGCGCTTGATGAAAATCCAAAGAGTCTTTCCGTCGGATACGATCTCGTCTCCGGCGGGATCCGAAAATTCGTACCGAATCTTTCCGCCTTTTTTATAATAGCAGATCCCTTTCATGGATCTTGTCTTTTTATTGGACTCCGTTTGGATGACGAAATCCGCCTTATAGGATTTGATCTCCGAAAAGGTCTTACGCACTTTCTTTACCACTTCGGACGGAGAGTTCCAACCATGCTTTGTGGAAGATTGTGCTCCCAGGCCCAAGGCCGCACACAGGGCAAAAAGCCCGAAAACTAAAACCTTGGAGACTCGGAAATTCTTACGATCTTTCATTTTGAGAAAAAGCCGGGATTTTTTTTCCAGGATGGAGAGTATCGGCCCGCCTGTCACTTGGTTTCTTTTTTCCGGGCGAAAAATCCCCGGACAGCGACAACGCCGATTTATCTTAGGATCTCCCGTCCTTTCGAACCTAGAATCGGAGTCACGTACCCCCGTTCCTCCATCAGCTCCATAATCCGAGCGGCTCGGTTATAACCGATCTTCAATTTCCTCTGGAGATAGCTAGCGCTCGCCTTTCTTTCCGTTCGAACGATATCCCATGCTTTATCGAATAATTCCTCGTCCATTTCCTCCGCGGAATCCGTTTCCGATTCCTCCTCGAAATCGAGTTCCACGTACGACGGAGAACCGTATCGCTTCGCTTCCTCCACGATCTTTTCGATTTCCTCCTCGGAAATATAGGGAGCCTGGATCCGAGCCAAGTCGGCCGATGTGGGCGATTTGTAGAGCATATCCCCTTTACCCAAAAGGGACTCGGCTCCGTTCATATCCAGAATGATTTTCGAATCCGTTTTCTGAGCCACATGAAACGCGATTCTAGCCGGACAGTTCGCTTTAATCAAACCGGTAATAACGTCTACGGACGGCCTTTGCGTCGCCATCACTAGATGGATTCCGACCGCGCGGGATTTTTGGCTGATTCGAGTGATCGCATCTTCCAGATCCTTTCCGGACACCATCATTAGGTCGGCCAACTCGTCGATGAATACGACGATATAAGGCATCTTGGAATATCCTTCCTGGTGATAGTGCTCCTCTACTTTCTCGTTGTAGGAACGGAAATCTCGGCATTTCAGTTGGGAGACCGCATCGTAACGGGCTTCCATTTCCTGGATCACCCATGCTAAAGCCTTGGTCGCCTTTCTAGCGTCCTTGATCACAGGCATAAGTAGATGAGGTATATCCTCGAAGAGAGTGAGTTCCACCATCTTGGGGTCGACCATGATAAAGCGGACTTCCTCGGGAGAAAGGTTTAGTACGAGAGAAGCGATCATGGAGTTCAAACAGACGGACTTACCGGATCCGGTCGTGCCCGCGACAAGCAAGTGGGGAAGCTTGTTCAGATCTATCGAAATCAACTTACCGGATATATCCTTTCCGATGACTATATTCAGATCCTTCTTCTTCCCTTTCGGAGCTAAAGAAGAACGAAGAATATCTCCGAGAAGCACATCCTCTCTGTGCTTGTTCGGGACTTCTATACCGATCGTGGATTTTCCGGGAATCGGCGCCACGATACGTACGTTTTTGACCGCCAGATACATTCTTAATTCGTCGGTCAAAGAAGTGATCCGCCCCAGTTTGATTCCGGGAGGGGGTGTCAACTCGTAACGGGTGATGATCGGTCCGCGCTCCCATGCCACTACTTTGGTTTCATAACCGTACACTTTCAGGGCATTCTGGATTTCAAAGGCCACCTTTTCCGATTCGACTCGGAAGAGAGCGTCCTGTATTTTCGTAGGATTCGTATGAAGGCGATTTAACGGTATATGATAAACGGATCGCTTGGAACGAAAGATCGGAACCATCGAAACGGGGGTAAACGGGAGTTCCGCCTGTTTCGGTTTGTCCTCGACCGGAACCGCCCGTTTGTGAGTTTCCGTTCTTTCCGGTATCCTTTCTTCGATCGGCGCAGAAATCTCAGAAATCGGAGATTCCATCACGGAGAGAACATTCTCCTGGGCGGTTTCCTCTTCCGACTCCTCCGCTTCTTCGAACCTAGCCTCGGAAGAAATGTCCTCCTGCTCGGGAGCTTCTTCTTTTTCCTCTTCTGGGAAAGAATCCGCGAGATCCGATCCCGGAGGTGAAAAATTCTCCTCGTTCTCTTCGACGACTTTATCGTTCTCTATCTCTTTCGGATCGAGAAATTCGGTCACTGGAGAGGCGACTTTTCCGCCGCTGCGAAAATCCAGTATCTCCCAATTTCCGGGATCTTTTGCAAACGTCCTCTCTTCGGAAGTCGGAACTCCGTAGACTTTTTCCAAAAGATCCGAAGAGGCGCTTTTGAATTGGAAAATTTTTCGGTCCTCTTCGAAAAAGCCCTCTAACATTCCCGAATTCTTATATTGAATCCGAGTCTGAAGATTCTTCGTTTCGGAGTTCCTTCTTTCATTACGGATAAAGGATTCCAGATCCCTTTTTTCATAGGGACTTTGGCGAGGAGGGACGATTTCCTGCGAGGTCCGAGTCGAAACTTCCGATGCGGCTTCTCTTCGAAACCAAGGAGGAGATTCCTGGGTCATCGAATCCGGATCCTCCTTCCGAGTACTTAAAAATTTCGTAATATTATCCCCCAATGAGAAGCTTCTGGTACGTTCAGGAAAGAGCCTGGCATACGTTTGTGCTTCGGAAGGACGAGGGTTTTGATTGTAACCCGCCAGCCATTGG
This genomic stretch from Leptospira fletcheri harbors:
- a CDS encoding LolA family protein; translated protein: MKDRKNFRVSKVLVFGLFALCAALGLGAQSSTKHGWNSPSEVVKKVRKTFSEIKSYKADFVIQTESNKKTRSMKGICYYKKGGKIRYEFSDPAGDEIVSDGKTLWIFIKRLNAVGKQDLTLNKSNKSGPIFAAATEEGLSRIFRKYHYKFDSIEQPQISPKDNRKYFVLALEQREKIGGYETMTLYVDEQNFLIKRAVASDGRGKTTTVEFSGWDRNADVEDGLFNFRPDGNAKIVNNPLVSEE
- a CDS encoding DNA translocase FtsK, which gives rise to MEVKSGFDQNALIWERGKAALPYLLLFIGIFLTLSLGSFSIAENGVQTNLFGRTGHYLSWGILYLFGNAAYVPGIMLILTGGTLLVKPNQDATSKLLTIPLFLLAVSVSLNVFGNPSGISFASNGGVLGQALAVALEYVLGTTGRLLIHFVIYFYGILVYLNESPVHFLGRIMAQGGFSLSDWKNQWLAGYNQNPRPSEAQTYARLFPERTRSFSLGDNITKFLSTRKEDPDSMTQESPPWFRREAASEVSTRTSQEIVPPRQSPYEKRDLESFIRNERRNSETKNLQTRIQYKNSGMLEGFFEEDRKIFQFKSASSDLLEKVYGVPTSEERTFAKDPGNWEILDFRSGGKVASPVTEFLDPKEIENDKVVEENEENFSPPGSDLADSFPEEEKEEAPEQEDISSEARFEEAEESEEETAQENVLSVMESPISEISAPIEERIPERTETHKRAVPVEDKPKQAELPFTPVSMVPIFRSKRSVYHIPLNRLHTNPTKIQDALFRVESEKVAFEIQNALKVYGYETKVVAWERGPIITRYELTPPPGIKLGRITSLTDELRMYLAVKNVRIVAPIPGKSTIGIEVPNKHREDVLLGDILRSSLAPKGKKKDLNIVIGKDISGKLISIDLNKLPHLLVAGTTGSGKSVCLNSMIASLVLNLSPEEVRFIMVDPKMVELTLFEDIPHLLMPVIKDARKATKALAWVIQEMEARYDAVSQLKCRDFRSYNEKVEEHYHQEGYSKMPYIVVFIDELADLMMVSGKDLEDAITRISQKSRAVGIHLVMATQRPSVDVITGLIKANCPARIAFHVAQKTDSKIILDMNGAESLLGKGDMLYKSPTSADLARIQAPYISEEEIEKIVEEAKRYGSPSYVELDFEEESETDSAEEMDEELFDKAWDIVRTERKASASYLQRKLKIGYNRAARIMELMEERGYVTPILGSKGREILR